The genomic stretch aaaagcaatgcaaactaactcccaccaaactaggagtagtaattaagaaccctgtactggaaaagagagataaaagggtaaaattgtgaaaaaataattaatactaTATGGAGATAataaaacgacagataaaagtacactagagtaaatttcttaaacgtcagttataaaaaaagggagggagtatttgatttaaatttacaCAATTTTAGTGTAATTGTAAAGTTTacattatttaattatatataagtAAACAATTTTGATGAATACATCATAGTTGTACAAATTTACACTAAAATATTATAAGAATTACATCAATCGAACTGAACTAGAGAGGCATCGGATTTGAGTAAGAAATAAAATAACGCGATGATtagacttctttttttttttttttgtttgggtgGTGGTGGCCGTCTGAACAATTCTTGCATAACATTCTTGAGGAGGAAGAAATTATATGTTGGGTAAAACTTAAAACAGTGTGCGCGGGGGCCGCGGTCTGGTTCTCTTTCAATTTCCCAGAGCCTGGAAAACGACCAAACAGTCCCTTCTCTAAAACCCTCCTACTTTCTCTAGAACCCCCAAAATCAGAAGAAACAGGGGTAGATGGATTCAGCTCGGAAAGGCCAAGCAGTATGCGGGCAGGAGGCACTGAATTTGCTCAACTGCGTGACCGAAACCCCTTACGATCAAGAGAAGTGCCTCCGTCTCCTTCAGTCGTTGCGCCAATGCGTCCTCGACAAGGTGCTCATTATCTGTTTGTCTGTTTATGTTTTACTATGATGTATGATTTGATACTCCTACTTGTTTTGCGGAGTACTGGATTTGGTTGTACATATTGTGCTTGTTAAATTGACAAATTAAGTTGCTGAAGCGGATTGGGAAATCAACTGGTTTGCGTTAATGATTACGATTATGattaattaaaattgaaatagATGAGGAAAGGTAATGATAAGGGTTGGAGATTAAAGGCTTGAAAGTTGCTTGTGTTTGATCATTTGCCTTTTTACCAATTATTGCTGCATCGAAATAATAAATGAAGGACCTTTGACGGTATCTTCATGTTGAAGTACCTTGTCCGACCCAATTGCGTGAGACTATGGACGATTTCAATAACCATCAAAGTCCATTTATAGAATCATGCAACCATTATTCCCTTTGTTCAGGCAATGTTGGTTTAGTCATTGCGATGCCGAGGGAAATGAGTTCATAAGCTGATCAGAGCTGTAAAAATCTAAAAAGAGTGTTGATAACCCAATTTGGAATGGAAATAGAGTAGAACAATCATTAGAACTTCGAGTGAGGAATACAACGACTCGCTGACTTGTTGCctcactttcttttctttcctagtTTACAGTGAATGGTCCTTATTTAGCATTATGCTGTAGGAGTACATCGATTGTTTTGCTAGTAGAGGAGGAAATATCTTGGTGACCAATTGTAAGGTGATGAGGAGAGACGCGTCTTGTTTGTTGTAGTGGATATAATTGACTACAGTCAGTAAAACATATTCCTTTGTGATTGTGGAAAAACTTTGAAGTTCTTGCATCAAATTGTCCTTGAGTAGTTGGTTATGTGTTAAAGCTCGTTCCAACTATTTCTTCTTCATGTAATAATAGCTGACAGTTTTGCCTCCTTGCTTTGCATGTAGCATAACAGATACTTGATACTTGAATTTTTAGCTTCTCCCATGTTAGGTAAAGTGGTTTTGTATTGAATTCAACGAATTTTAGCATTATCTTTCCTCCTGTCTTGCTTGCTTCTCTTAGTTATTGGCATGATACCTCTGAAGTAATCAATAACTCAGTTGGAAACTTGGAATAGAGAATGTTGAGGAGATAGTATCTTTTTGGTATTTCTCTGATTCATTATGTCTTGCTAGGTTAGTGTGGTTTTCCCAAAATCTTTTCCGCTGTTgtacctgaaaaaaaaaaaaaaaaaaaaagtttccaCTGATTTTGGGATGCTAATAAACAATACTACTGTTATCTAAGACTGAGAGTTTGCTCTATTTCATACATAATGTGCAGTATTGCTTGGATTTGTTATGGGCCATACTCATACCCTATTTTTCTTGACAGAGAGTGAAGAAATTCTCATTGGCCGAAGAAAACCAAGGAAGTGTTGATGCGAGTAGCGAGAAGAAACATTAATCACTTGTGATTGCTAGACATGTATTAAACTTGACCAGGTTGTTGCACTATTTTTTCAGCTAACAGTGATTGAGGCTAGACAATGAAAGATGATTGCACATTGCATAATCAAGAGGGCCAAGGTTTTCTGCTTAATGATGATCTTATCCTGTATTTCATACTAAAACATCAGAAACTCTTCCTTTCATGTCATTTTCAATTTAAAGAGCTCCTTTTGAAGGCTAGGTAGGACTTGTTCTTCTGCACCTTCGATTTACAAGTTGATGTTGTCTCTATGATGATTCAAAGCATTTGACAAGAACCTTTGGAACGCTCCAGAAAGTTGAAATTGCACAATCACAATTCTTCGTTTAAAAATAATTGTTATCCTTGAACACAGTAGGATACGTAGTATAGTTGACAATAGGGTTGGTGCTTCAAATTTACTGGAAATGAAAGTCTATTCTAGCCATCAAACTAATGGTGGTGTACTTGCCAGAAAGTCAAGTTACCAAACTGGCGATACCCAACAGATTCTTTAAACATTTACTCTGCAACAAATTTATGAATTCTGTAGTCAAAATCATCTTTTGTAGACTTTGTGTAGCTGGTGTAAAGAGGATCAGGTTACCTCAAAATATTGCTTATGCAGCTTAGTTTTGTTTTATCAGAATTCTCCGAGAGGCTAGCCTCCGAAGTAATGTCCCTGCCTCCTCTTTCATTTCATGATGGCAAGCATATAGCACAGAATTGCTCAGAGCGCGGTAGATCAGGTGTCAATGGGGGAGCAAAGCTGCGGCCCCTGTTTAAGCTCATTGCATATGACACTAATCTAATCCATTTTGAGCTTCCACTGAGCTCTTGCAATCTCAGATTGCCATGGCAAAGGATACACTACCCATACTTGCATAGGATTGCAGCAGAAAGCCTCAGGATACAACCTCTTCTCTTAGGTTGATTAAAAGATCTTGATAATTCACCTTTGACGAAGAAATACAGAAATATAGTTTGGAGATGAGCACATAGAATTGGATCCAGTCAAGTAGGAAGCAAGTTGGGAAAGATAAACCAAAACCTGTTCTAGTAAATAGCAGTTTAATGCAACAATTACTCAAAAGAATCCCATAGTAAGATGCTTAATGTATGTCCCAGGACGACATTACATAAGCAATCGTGAAAGTCTTTCTAGCAATTTACTCGTGCATTTCAATTCACTCTAGCCTATAACTCTTTCCTGGGCAATAGTAGTATGGATTTATAATCAAATAACCTGGAAGTTGAGGGGAACTTCCAGGGTGTGGATGAGATATGTAAGCACCAGAGCCAACAACATCAAGACGTAAGCAATCCCCTGGTCAATAGTTGTCCCTGAAATATGAATACAAAATCAAAAACTTTTAGGAAGCTTTCTGTAATATGCTTACTAGCAGGCAAGCCTGAAAAAGTAACGATTTAGGTAGGAATAACTGTATCATGCTAGGAATCGTGTCTTAAACCGCGGATTTACTTCTTCTACGTAGCAAATATCCATGAAGTAAATAGGAACCAGAAAAAATACAAATGGGAAAAGATCCTGTGTCGTCATTGTCATTAAAAGTCAGGACAAGTAAATTGTATAATTGATTTTGTTTCAGAGGATGACTTCTGCAATGTATCATAtgctccttttttctttttttttttggaaatcaATTAACTGTCAATTAACTAATTCTTGTCTTGAAACTCGGTCGGTGCATAACTTGATTACTCAATAATCAAGTAAACTGCCCGGCGATTGCTTTTCATTGTATCACTTTAGTCAACCAAAACTCATAGTGATTTACGTATTTTACAGTAAAAATTAGTCAAAAGGACAGTTGAAAATATCAATTACATTTTGTCAATCTCAAAACTTCAAAAGATGACATTATTGTCATGTTTAGCAAATAGCTGCTGCAACAAAACTATAGGCACTCTACGCACAAGAAGAAGAGAAGATCTCCCAGATCCCTCCTCCAAAGGAAACAACGTATTGCCATTTTCACCATAAACCCATGGCCATCAAAGAATTTCCCGGCCAACCATGAACAGCAATCCCACATTTTTCTAAGAACcagaacaagaaaaagaaaacaaaataaaatccGCATTATTGAACAAGCCAAACAAAATGGTACACAAATGAcagtaaaagaaaattttaccGTCACTGGTCGGAGCAGGAGCCGGGGCTGGAGGGAAGCTATGATGAACATGACCCTCAGCAGCAGCAGGCATAAAGGCGGTGAAAATAACAGCAATTAGGACGACAACGACGAGGCCATTGCACATTCTTTTATTGAtctccatctctctctctctctctctctggttgATCTCTTACTCTTTGTACTAATCAATAAATAATTTTGCTCTCTGGCTCTCACTTTCTATTTCTGCTACAGCGCTCCGAAAGGAATGAAGCTGCTATATTCTTGAATAATACGTTCCTACAAGGAAATTGTACTGGTACTAGACTACGAGTCTTCGAATGGAAATGGTGACCACTTTTGCAGCTTTAATTCCCCTACTTGCACCCCCTTTTTTTTGTGTCCCACTCTTCTTTTGGAACAGATCTAACAAGATTCTAAACAAGTACGTGAAAGGCTGCAATGATTTCTTTCTTCCTCATGCCAACTTGCCCATTTTTACTTTTGCCgcaaatcttttcaatttttttttaattttttacataAGGTTGCTGGTACTACTTAATTGAGGCTTAAGAGTTTTTCCTTAATCAAAATTAGATCAGAAAAGTGACTAAACGTacgaataaaaaaaatgtatttaaagtTGTATATATAAAATAGTAAGTTGTGTATATTAGATCAGAGGTTTCTCACAATCGCAGAGATCTCCCCTCAAGTTTGTTAAATTATATCTACCTCCCTTACTTTTACTGTTATATAACAATATCCTAAACTAccctttttgtacaaaaataaaacaaaaaatattttgCCAATTGCTTTCTTCCATATTTTAACCAAACTCACTATATTAACAAACTAGCCTAATAAATAGTCTAATTTGAAATTCTAAACCCAAGCAACCAAAGCATGCATTCAATCTTGAATATTCGTTCCAAAGCATGCATTCAATCTATTATCATAGCATGCATTCGTTCTATTATCATAGTCATAAAATTGTTTCTCCCAAAGCATGCATTCAATCTTAAAGATTCGTTCCATTCTTCAAAAATATTCTCACTATATGGTTCCATGGAATAGTCAAATTCACAATCAACTGTCCTTATGGTTGCATAATCTTCAACACATAGCACCATGATTTGATTCCATATAAGTGGTTTAACTCCTACTAAATGAGCCACATTATGGCCTTGAAGAAAATCCTTAGGCGAGATTTAGGCATGGATGAGATTGATCAAAGTTTAAGAGAAGGAAAGACATCATTATGACTATAGAGatcttcaagaaattcattttgccaaaaatcaaaattctatTTACAACTAATCACACCCCAAACTTCAAACCCAATGCCTACACCttctcaaaacaaaataatctaACCTACCATTAAATCTCCAAATATGTTATCATATTAAATATAGAGAAGAAACTCTATCTCCATAGCAAAACCACAACCAACAATTGTCAAgcataaaaagaaatataaatgtACTTATTAACatgttaaaaatttttttggataaatgatAAACAAATTATCAAATTTACTAATTTTAGCCCCTCTTCATCTTTTGGCCAATGATTGCATTATTTGTTCCATTATTATTGTGTGACTCTTCATCTCCTTTTTAGATTGACTATGAAATCAAATTTTACTTCAACCATCAAATCTAATCGCTCAACTAAACTTATGATTTGACAATTCTAAAGAGAAGAAATGAGAAATAGGAATATATAGTAGAGTTTAACGGATCACTTGTGGTGTGATTGGCTGCAATTATAAGCAATAGTTGGTGATAATTTGAAAGTGAATTATGGGAGCAAGGGGTTGATGGATGAGAACGAAGTGACGGTCAGTGAGAGCGAATGGACGTTGGTTGCAATATGTAAACAGGATAAACGAAAAAGttaggtttcttttctttttttaatctcATTTCATTATACTGTGAATTATTTATTAAGTGAAGGTCATTATAGTCATTTTATTGTGacaagggaggtcagtgtaatttgtAAAACCTGAGGGGAgccgagtgaaattgtcaaaaacctcaaggaaggtttgtgaaattatccctattaaGTATCAGCAGGTGCTCTAGATTCTCTGTTAAAAAAATCCATACTTAATAAGTCACGAGTACCCTCGATTATCCATTACATGAATTTGTATATATAAAATAGTAAGTAGAATCATGAAACCCGATCTAGATTGTAAGATGTTTTACTTAAAATCGAAAGGTCAAAGTTTGAATCATCAAGGGAAAAAGTGAGAAACATATTgatcatttaaaaaaattaaaatataaaatattgcccgttaaaaaaaaaatccatactTTATTAGTAGGTTTATATAAGTATTACATATCTTTTTGCAAAAATCTACTCCTGTGGTTGAGTTGTGCTACACAAATGGGCTCCATGTTGTCCTATTGCACATGATTGTAGattaattttcaaatatttcattttctAAACCGCATAAAATAATGTTATTTGTTATCCAAGAAGATAATGTGAGGTTATAACGAAAataagagaaaggaaaaaaaattcgaTGCCCCTTGATTtactttttgtcaaaaatggtTGATGTCGTCAAAGTTATAAGTACTAAGTTTATCTTAGCACGTGGTAATAAAAAGATAGGTGTAAAGTAAAAGAATGCCTAAGAATCTCTAATAGCGCCAGCCTAATCAACAAAATTACTTGCTATTTTGGATTTCTTGTAGAGAAAGAAGCGGCTAGTATGATCCTCCGGTTCAAGTCATGTTGTTAGACCCGGACCGAATCAACCAGTTCGAGCAGTCTGACCGTGAACTAGCCTTCATCTCGAGCTGATTTATAACACAAAATTGTTTTGATCAAAAATCAGTCAGAACCATTCAAAATTGGCTAAACCAGTGACCTGATTTCGACCGATTGACCCGATTctcaaacttttctttcttctttttcccaaaCATAATTTGAGTTACCTAAATTGTAACACATTCATATATTAATAGGAATAAGAAAACACCACCAACTTAGTGTAAATACCAAAATCAGTCACTTTTTTGAATGATCTCTAAATCAAGATGTTTTCATCCTTATGACCTTATCAATTTAGTATCAGTGATTTCAACTtgtattaatttattttaattcagtttTTCAAGTAGTAGTCataaatttacatttttatatataattattaggtgtatatttgattgcaagtctaatatttttggaacATTTTCTATGATTAGCCGAATATAACCAAaaacttaatttcaatatttctgAAACTTATAAAAGTATAAAGTAATTATGATATCATATTGATGTCAGTGAATTTTTAAGAATGATCCGACCAATCTGACCAATTGACCTCTGATCCAATAGTTTAGCCGAGTCGTtatccggtccgagtttaataACATTGGTTCAAGTCCCTCAGTTTTCGTAATAaaacaaattttaattttattgggtAAATGAAGTACTATTTGATTTTCGGTCGTGCAATGCAACCACTCCATTAACAGTATGTCCAAAATTTAGATACCTATTAGTATTTGGTTTCTCGAGAAATAATCCCCGTTATGATTTAAGAAATAAATGCATAATAGTCGTATCGGATTCGGATCTAATGACATGAACATATGCTTAGGCATTGTTTGTTGTAATGTGAATATGACCAGAACTCAAAATTCTCTGGCGTAAAAAGATACCAGACGAGACACCATATCCATATGTAGTAGTCATGGCGAAGAAGAACAGATGAATTGCTGGATAAACCCACCATGTGTATAGAAGGTCAGCTGCTGAACCTGGAACTATATAGGAGTTACTTATATAGGATCGAGTTAATTAAACCTAGATGCAATCGACCTTAATCTATCTTTGTCATTGCATATCCTAAATTTCTCGCATAAATGACCAAGTCCTTCTCTTTAGATCTTTTAAACCTTattttctcctcctcctctttaGAACTCCTTCAGTCAAAAGCTCCTCTCTtctaactctctctctctctctctctctctctccctctctctctctcatgggAGAGAGACTAGACAAATATGATTTTTACTTATAAGAGTAAATTCTTTCATAGGATTTTCTAATGAGAGACTCTTCTTTTCTAGAATCTCCAGTTTCTTCTCTCTCTAGAGTGTTCTAGTGAGAGTTCCGAGCATTTTTCTTCATGAaagttttgtttagtttttataTCTTtgtatgaaatttgaaattctaTAAATCTAGTTTTTCAAATCTACAATTTCTCCATTTATTACTGTTAGAtctaattttctcttttgacttGCCCCAACTTTTAATCATGTCTGATTGTTGGAAGACATGCACAGGTCTATGGGGTTGCAATGATTCATCTGAGAGAAAAATGTGTTAAGAGTTTATCTttatttgtttcttgtattCAGTATTGATTTCAGGTCTGTATATATCCGTATCGCATTTGATTTGATATATTTTTACCATTAGTGCaaatttattgaatgaaatggtcttttatcaaaaaaaaaaaaaagttctaaaCCTTTATCATTATCTCAAAAGAACTGTAGCAAGAATGTCAAAGCGTTAGCTCAAGCCATTATCACACACTAAAATGTTTAATGACTTCATCTTGCTAAGATAAGTCCCTTTTACGTCACAAATCGGGTGTACGTGCGTGGATCAGTATAACATACAAGACCGGACACTTTTGTTCTAGTGATACAAGTAGTATTTTAATTCGAGCAACTTGATTACAATCTAACCGTCGTGTCATACGTGGGGAGACTGCAATAAAACCGAGGCGTTTTCCCACTTGTACAGTTCGTTTCAGAAGAAAGATTTTGAGTAGTCTCGATCCTGATTTTGATCAATGCAAGTGTGCTATTTTAATTATTGCTTCTCAGCAAGATTACCTGGATAAGAGGGCAGGCAGATGCATTTGTTGCAATAAATGAGAGAGCTACTAGACTGAGAGTTTTTTGAACACGAAACTACATGCAACAATAATTGCCGGAACTCATTAGCCTTTCCAATTGagcagagaaaagaaaattcattgaaccagTGATGGTATATATGGCTACATGCCTGCCTGCTACCTTACTGTTTTCTTTTAAGAAAATTTATGTACTGCTTGTGTTCCAGGTTGATGCAATCACTGAATCTCTTTCCACATGGACAAGTGAAATCCTAACAATAAGAGTTACAAAATTCTCAAACCCCTTGTGCTTTTCAGTTTCATATATATTCACCTGGTTTTATTATCTATCGAGCCTTGGGGTGTGTGACTTTATATATGGATGACAAGAGCAAATGAGTCGGTGATCGACGCACATAGAACATGCACCCAGAACTAACCACAAATTTAGATAAGCTTAATCTGCATGCCCTGTACTTAGATGTGGGCATATAACTCAGACGTTAATTTCTCTTTATCAGTAGGTAGATTACAGTAGTATTACTCTAGCAATTGGCGAGGCGAGATTCAGGGTTTGGAGTAGGTATGGCTGTACTTCTATACAATTTCATGCAGTTTTTTGACTTGTGATATATTTCGATGTACAAATATTGTGTATGTAAACAAAAAATTTCATACATCTGGTACAAAAATACAACATGATTTTACATCAAAAAATTTGTAACAAATACAACACCTGGACAGAACGGGACTGAACAGATCGCGTTCCATCACAAGCGCAAGGATTCGAGCTAATTAGGAAGCAACAACGTTGTGAACAAAATTGTTTTGGTTGTAGTGGATCAAAGCAGATGCAATCACGCAACTTTAACTTGACATTAGCATTAATCCGGAATTTCTTGTTCTATCTGGACATGGTAAATAAGTTAGCATCAAGAATCTGGAAAGCTGCTTAATTTCAAAGTTACGCACCGTCAGACTACACATATTCGATTAACTTCCGAAATTCCAAACTTATTGCATTGAACAAGAGCTTATATTTTAATTACAGAGGAGGACTCATGCATGGGAAGCTGATCAtcaaactcgttttaacaagtACCATGATTAACACTGCTACATACCCCAATCTATTAGTAGTATATATTACCTAGTATAGGAACAAGTACTGCAAGAAACGTAGTACACACATCGAACGTGCATGACGCAGAGGGATTGGAATTGTATATTAGTAGTGCGTCGTATTTAATTAATACTGATCAGGCCAGAGGAAAGCTCCCATAGCAAACTTCCTCTTCTGATTGAGGTCACCAGCGGCGGGAAGTCCGTAGGCTTTGAGCAGACAATCGAGTTGGGGTTCGGGCATCTTCTCGTAGTCAGTCTTCTTGAACCTGGGGTAGTGCAAAGGCATCTGAAATGCGCAACAGgagttgctgctgctgcttctGGTCCCTAAAGATTGGTTTTTCTGGTGGTAGCCGTTTGGCATATTTAGACCAGAATTGTAATTGTTGCGTGTAGCAGAGGTAGGAAGGGAAGCTGCTCCATTCATGATTGCTGCTGCAACTATTTTTGGTTTTTGGTTTTTCGTCTCGGGAAACTATCCTTTGGTGAATGAAACGAGAGTTGGCCCATGCGTATACCTTTATATAGGAGTTTGGACGTGGGATAATGAACATTCGATaactttccactttttttttttatttggaatgcactcttttttttccccttctacCCTTCTCCCCAATGATTAGATCAGGAATACACTTATTAATTCACTTCATCTTTTAGCTAACAATTAGGACGTCCGATTTGCTGGTGCACtctttcgtttttcttttcttttatattctTTAGCTAGTTTTTCCCCCCACTTTTTCCGCTCTCCAATTTCTATATTACAAGTAGTAGGAACCTTAAACAAAATCCCAAACATAAGTAAACCAAAAAGCACACTGAACCAATTATAAGTAAAATTTTGCTTTAATAAGTAGCATGAAACTTGAACAAAGGGAGCCCAGGGCTCCATTTGGATTCCACAATCTTGAAAAACTAccaagtttttcatatataatgttacagtaatatacaaacaaaaaaatgcGAAAACAACACAtctatacaatatatcaaaaccAACTCCAAAtacacaaaaaatatatataccaccaccaccactaaCCACAAAAAATACACCACTAACCCCTgccccttctttcttctcctccCTCTTTCCCCCCCCCCCTAGCTAGGAGGGAGAAGATAATATGATTTCATCATTGCCCCtcttttattaaattatttaattaatctaataTCAACctaaacattaaagaaaacatTGGAATTTATTGTTTATCATGAGGGATTAAATCACATATGGCATCAAAAATAGTATACCATTCTACATATTTTACTTAATGTAAGatccaaattattttttaattacaaacTCATTATCAAACATTATcaacaataaataataaaaacaatctATAAACAAAATATTACAAAGAACAAACTTTAATGCCATAAAAATCTCGGCAACTAACCTTAATATATTGACAAGAATATTTATAatgttaaattttgttttgtgtAATATTTTGGCtgcaaattttttaattatttgctGTTAATCAAGTTTGACAATAGGTACATAATTGAAAAGAGTAACTTTGATCttgtattaatgcaaaatatAAACTAGTATACTATTTTTTGATGTTATATGTGATTTGATTCCTAATGATAAAAAgcaaattttagtatttttctttaatgtgtGGGTTGGTAttaaatcaattaaataatGTAGTATATGAAGGGCAATAATAGaatcatattattttctctctcctaatatcactttttaattattgATTGGGTCTAAATGCTCCGAGATAATGAACCTCAAGAGAGGTTAGTATAATTTTCGAAACTTGGAGGAAGGCAAGTGAAATAATGAGAAACCTTAGGGGAAGTTTCATAAATTATACCACTAAAACAAGTCGTACTCGCGAAGTTACAAAGTGTATTATTTTCTCCACTAAGAAAAATACACTCCCCTGAACACCACAAAACCTGCACACTAAAGCTAATGTCGGGCTCACATCAAAACTCAAAACTACCCGTTTATTACAGTAGCCTGTGAATTATATACTCTGAGAAAATGGTCGACGTGCAGATGCAACCCAAGGGGTAGGGCATGCATTAACGTTCAAGAAAGGGAAGGTTGTGGAAGACAGCGACTTTCTCATCCACTAAGATTCATGGAAGCCATAGCCACACATTCCATTCCATGAATCTTACGACTTGAGACAACCATACTTTAATTCCCAATATTAAATGCACCTGTATTCATTAGACTACTTGATATGATAGCCCAAATGCTGTTGAATTTACGTAGCCTACTGCAGTTTCTTTTAGGTGATAATCGTTGCTATTTACATGGTATTGCAGCGTTCTGTAATACCGTGACACATAGGTTGCTCAGTCAGTTTGACATGCACGGTTAATTCTAACAAGGAAAGAGTGAAGAGGGGTGGGATTTAAGAAGTGAACAGGGAGATTGGATATATGAATTCATAAACTATAATTTCTGGTGTTTTGACTTTAATCATTAGATCGATACTTTTTCAGTTTATTCTTGGAATTTGTTATAACATTGAAATATACATTTGTacttattattgatttttttctATTGTGTTTTtaggtatttttttttatttaattgagaGAGAATGAAGCTTGTAATGTCtgagttaaaaaagaaaaaagaaaaaagaaaagacttccttatactatataagattgagttttggtcaaagaataggttgaatttcAACTGCATAGGTGGGGGTTTTTTGGGAATATGAAATATTGTGTAttaatttaaaaactttagGTACAAGTTAAGGAAGCATGTATTTGGGTATGTTTACTGAAATGACCCCATtttaatacatttaaagttGTCATTGATGAGCCATCTGGGTATTGATGGAATGTTTAATTAGTGTGCAACCGTTTTTCCATTTTGTACAACCCATATATGCTTGTGTGTTGGTGTAATTACCGGAATACCCCTTAACTACTAATAATTCATCTTTTCAGCCGCAGATAACCGTTTGAAATGTTGCTTTGTCTGAAGCGTTTGAATGACAATCGGATTTAGGAAATGAGCCAACGATTTCTCTATCAATGGTAGGAACCCATTTATCTATCATTTATAATCTACATTTATGAGCCACAAACGTTGGTCAGTTTATCCCCTTTCAATTTCAGGAGTTAAGTTTTCCCTTTTTGCCTTTGTCTACAACGATTTGTCTTATCGTTTTCTCTTCTATCCGAGATCAACtctaaaattacctattattt from Coffea eugenioides isolate CCC68of chromosome 8, Ceug_1.0, whole genome shotgun sequence encodes the following:
- the LOC113781639 gene encoding arabinogalactan protein 41-like, with the protein product MEINKRMCNGLVVVVLIAVIFTAFMPAAAEGHVHHSFPPAPAPAPTSDGTTIDQGIAYVLMLLALVLTYLIHTLEVPLNFQVI